Within Phycisphaerales bacterium, the genomic segment CAGTCTCAAGGCGATCTGTGCTCAACGTCTCGTGCCTTCGATCGACCCGAAGATTTCACGTGTGCCCGCCACGGAAGTGCTGCTCGGTGAGGCCATCGTGAAGGAGAAGATTCGCGAAGCCGCCGACACCGACCTGCCGGAGATTATCAACGGCAGTCGTGAATCCGGAATGCGGAACTTCACCCACTCCCTCGCCGAACTGATCGACCAGGGCCTCGTCTACACGGACATCGCCATGGAGTACGCCCCGAACCGCGAGGCCCTCAAGGGTCTCATGCAGGGTATCAAGACCTCGGCGCAGACGCTCGTGCACCGTGTCAAGCGCGGTGGCTGATGATGGTGGCGCGTGGTGTGCGCACGGTGGGTGCACGCACCCTGGTCCGCCTGGCAGACATGTATCGCGGACTGTTGGCCATCGTCTACGCCGGGCTCGGGCCGGCCGGCGCCTATGCGGTGAGCGCTGTGTTGGCCCGGTTGCTCTATGCGCTCCTGCCGCCGCTACGCTGGCGCAGCGTGGGACACTGCCGCGCTGCGCTGGGCCGCCGGTTGCCGCCGCACCTGATCGCCGCGGTTGCCGCCGAGTCATTTGTGCAGCGCATCTGGAATCTCACCGACCTGCTCCTTGCTCCGCGCCTGCTCCACCCGGGCACCGTGTCACGTTATGGGGGCCGTCCGCCGGCCGCCTGGCTCGCTGATCTGCACGCTGCTCAAGCGCGGCGGCAACCGCTGCTGCTCATCACCGCGTATTTCGGGCCGTTTGAACTGCTACCGCTCTTTTTCGGTCTCGCCGGTGTTGCGATGGCCGTGGTGTATCGCCCCCACGAGAATGCAGCTTTCGATCGCTTGCGTCACCGTGTACGCGGCCTCGGCGGTTGCGAATTGGTGCCCGACCATGAAGCAGTGCGCCGTGTGCCGCAGATCCTTGCGACAGGAGGTACAGTTGCACTCGTCGCGGACCACGCCGCACCGCGTCATGGTGTGCCGATCACTTTTTTCGACCTGCCGGCGACCGCCCCCAAGACCGTGGGTCTGCTCGCGCAGCAGTACGGAGCCGAGGTTGTTGTTGCGGGTTTACGCCGCGTACGTCGTTCCTTCCGGTTCGAGTTCATCTCTGTCGACGTGATTCGTCCGCCAGACTGGTCGGAAGCCCCCGACCCCATCAGGATGATCACGCAGCGCTATGTTCGTGGCTTGGAGCGACTGATCTGCACCGACCCGACCCAGTACGCGTGGGCGTACGCCCGTTGGGGTGAGGAGGTCGCGCAGCGGTTGGCCGTGGAGGCGGCTGCGAAGTGAGCGTGGGCGCGGCGATCCCCCTTTAGTAGGCTCCTCGCTGTTTTGTGTGGGTAAGACCGTGAGCTTGGTGACGTAAGTTGTGCGGGGTCTGGCGCTTTTCGATCGGGCGGCGGTCGGAGAGGATGCGGCGGATCAGGCGGCCGCAGCGGCATCCGATGGGGCTCCGCCCCAAACCCCGCCAGGGGCTCTGCCCCTGAACCCCGGCTTCTTTCCCTCCGGTGAGAAGGAAGCCGCCGGAGAGTTCGCGGCCAGACTGCAAGGAAGCCGAGTGATGCGCGATCAGATGCAGGAGCTGTTCCGGGTGGCATTGGGGCTGGCCGAGCCGTGGGTCGTCAGCAAGATCGAGTTTTCCGGGGACCGGCAGCAGCTGGAACTCTGGCTGGACTTCCTTCCGGCAGCCGCTTCGCTTGCCCGGAGTGCGGACGCGCCGGTTGCGGGGCCTACGACAGCACGGAGCGGACCTGGCGGCACCTGAACTTCTTTCAGCACAAGACGCTATTGCACGCCCGGCAACCGCGGGTCGAGTGTCCGGACCACGGGGTCAAGACGGTTGAAGTGCCGTGGTCGCGGCCGGGTTCGGGTTTTACGCTGCTGATGGAGGCGTTCATCCTGATGTTGGTGCAGGGCGGCATGACGCCGGCGCAGGTGGCCGTTCTGATCGGTGAGCACGACACGCGGGTGTGGCGGGTCTTGCAGCACTATGTCGAGCGGGCCCGCGCGCGGCGGACTTCTCGCCGGTGACCGCCATCGGCGTGGACGAGACTTCCGCCCGCGCGGCCACAACTACATCAGCGTGTTCATGGATTTGGGCAACGAGCCAAGCCGGGTGCTGTTCGCCACCGAAGGCAAGGATGCCCGGACCGTCGCGGCGTTCAAGCGCGACCTGGAGGCTCACGGCGGGCGGGCCGAGCAGATTGAGGAGGCCTGCCTGGACATGTCGGCGGCGTTCATCAACGGTCTGCGCGAGCAGTTCCCGGAGGCCCAACTGACCTTCGACAACTTCCACCTGATGAAGCTGCTGGGGCTGCGGTCGATCAGGTCCGGCGTGAGGAACAGCGGACACACCCGGAACTCAAGGGCACGCGTTACGTCTGGTTGAAGAACGACTGGAACCGCACCGAGAAGCAGGCCCGCGTCTTTGACGAGTTTGCTCCAGCAAGCTGGCGACCGTGCGGGCCACGCACATGAAGAGTGTCTTCCAGGATCTCTTCGCCTGCGACACCGTGGAAGAGGCTGAACCGCTGCTCAAGCAGTGGTACTTCTGGGCCACCCACAGCCGGATTCCGGCCATGATCAAGGCGGCCAAGACGATCAAGAAGCACTGGGCCGGCGTGCTGCGCTGGTTCACTTCGCGAATCAGTAACGGACCGCTGGAGGCGATCAACAGCCTGATCCAGTCGGCCAAGAGAAAAGCCCGCGGCTTCCGCTCGACCCACTACCTGATCACCATGGTCTACCTGATCGCCGGAAAACTCGACTTCAAGCTGCCGGCCATCGCTCAGGTTACCCACACAAAATAGCGAGGAGGCCTTTAGTATCAACGGCTTGTGGTGCTGCTGCGCTCTGGGCGGCGGCGTCCGTGGCCGTTCTCCCGGCTCAGTGGCGCGAGCAGACGGCGGAGCAGCTTGGCCAGCGTCTCGCGCTCGTCGGGGGTTAGATGGGCGATGACGCGCGCGGCATCTGCGAGGCGCGTGCCGACGGCCTGATCTGCGACGTCCCGGCCGGCATCCGTAAGTCGAATCAGCACACCACGGCGATCCTCGGGGTCAGGCAGCCGCTCAACGAATCCCAGAGCCTCGAGCCGGTCAATGCGGTTGGTCATCGCGCCGCTCGAAAGGGTCATGGCGCGCAGCAGTTGCGTGGGTGAGAGCGTGTAGGGAGCCCCGGACCGGCGCAACGTCGCCAGCACGTCAAATTGCCAAAGTGTCATTCCGTGTACAGAGAGGGCCAAGTCTGTGCGTTGCTCCAGATGCTTGTAAAGCATCAGCAGACGACTGACCACGGCCAGGGGGGTGGGGTCCAGATCCGGGCGCTCGCGGTGCCAATCTTCCAGTAGCTTGTCCACCGGATCTGATTCCATGTCGGGGATGATAGCCAGGAAAATGATTATGTCAAGTATCTTGACGCAAAGAAGATCGGCGCTATATCTTGATATCAAGCCAAATGGCCGACATGCCGGTGGCATCCAGCCCCGACGTGGGCGGTGTCTCGGGCTGAAAGGAGCTTGGCAGGAGACGTTATCGCGACCAAGAGCGGTCCAACGGACGTCCGGTAACGCCAGCAATCCCGAAATCACGGAGGTATGAGATGATGTTGGGCGAACCTACGCATACGAACGGGGAGGACGGGCACCTCGTGGAACGCTATCAGCCAGTGACGCGATCGAATGTCGCGAAGCAACCGGCTTGGGAGCGGCTTGACCCGTCCTTGCGCGAGGCGACCATGGTCGTCTCGACGGTCTTGCCGTTCCGCACCAATGCCTACGTGATGCGCGAACTCATCGACTGGTCGCGCGTGCCGAACGAACCCATGTTCCAGCTCACCTTCCCTCAGCAGGGCATGCTGAGCGAAGACGATTACGAGACCATGGCCGAGCTGGTACGCGCAGCGGCCCCTAAGGACGAAATCGAGCGTGAGGCAAACCGGATCCGCCGCACGCTCAATCCCCACCCTGCGGGACAGTTGACCCACAACGTGCCGACCTGGCAGGGCGAGCCGCTGCCGGGTGTACAGCACAAGTACCGGCAGACCGTGCTTTTCTTTCCCAGCAACGGGCAAACTTGCCACGCGTATTGCACCTTCTGCTTCCGCTGGCCGCAGTTCGTGGGCATGGACGACCTGAAGTTTGCCAATAAGGAGATCGAACAGCTCATCGGCTATCTCGGCGCGCACCCGGAGGTCACGGATGTTCTGTTCACAGGGGGCGATCCCCTGATTATGAGCACCAAGCTGTTGCGGCGCTACATCGAAGCCGTGCTCAGTGCTGATCTGGAGCACGTCAGCACGATCCGCATCGGCACAAAGTCCGTGGCGTATTGGCCGCAGCGCTTCGTGACGGACGCGGACGCCGACGACCTGCTCCGTTTGTTTGAGGAGGTGGTTGCATCCGGGCGGCAATTGGCGCTGATGGGCCACTACAGCCATCCCGTTGAGCTATCGACCCCACTGGCGGAGGCCGCTGTGCGCCGAATCCGGGCCACCGGCGCGAACATCCGCATGCAGAGTCCG encodes:
- a CDS encoding lysophospholipid acyltransferase family protein; translated protein: MMVARGVRTVGARTLVRLADMYRGLLAIVYAGLGPAGAYAVSAVLARLLYALLPPLRWRSVGHCRAALGRRLPPHLIAAVAAESFVQRIWNLTDLLLAPRLLHPGTVSRYGGRPPAAWLADLHAAQARRQPLLLITAYFGPFELLPLFFGLAGVAMAVVYRPHENAAFDRLRHRVRGLGGCELVPDHEAVRRVPQILATGGTVALVADHAAPRHGVPITFFDLPATAPKTVGLLAQQYGAEVVVAGLRRVRRSFRFEFISVDVIRPPDWSEAPDPIRMITQRYVRGLERLICTDPTQYAWAYARWGEEVAQRLAVEAAAK
- a CDS encoding MarR family transcriptional regulator, encoding MESDPVDKLLEDWHRERPDLDPTPLAVVSRLLMLYKHLEQRTDLALSVHGMTLWQFDVLATLRRSGAPYTLSPTQLLRAMTLSSGAMTNRIDRLEALGFVERLPDPEDRRGVLIRLTDAGRDVADQAVGTRLADAARVIAHLTPDERETLAKLLRRLLAPLSRENGHGRRRPERSSTTSR
- a CDS encoding lysine 2,3-aminomutase, with the protein product MVVSTVLPFRTNAYVMRELIDWSRVPNEPMFQLTFPQQGMLSEDDYETMAELVRAAAPKDEIEREANRIRRTLNPHPAGQLTHNVPTWQGEPLPGVQHKYRQTVLFFPSNGQTCHAYCTFCFRWPQFVGMDDLKFANKEIEQLIGYLGAHPEVTDVLFTGGDPLIMSTKLLRRYIEAVLSADLEHVSTIRIGTKSVAYWPQRFVTDADADDLLRLFEEVVASGRQLALMGHYSHPVELSTPLAEAAVRRIRATGANIRMQSPLIKHVNDSAETWAELWRRGAQLGCIPYYMFVERDTGARDYFALPLARCWEIFRRAYRSVSGVARTVRGPSMSAFPGKVHVLGVTEFGGEKLFLLEYLQCRKPELVRRPFFAEYDPTAVWFDQLKPATEHDRPFFFAPQELGARRQVVQLRLAK